The Impatiens glandulifera chromosome 8, dImpGla2.1, whole genome shotgun sequence genome includes a window with the following:
- the LOC124913180 gene encoding pectinesterase-like, translating into MVIVLIIGINHDDDEFNKSHGRHNRDVLTTAKAIQSICQPTDYKEACIKSLAKANSTDPKELIRVAFHATKNMILEASHNSTLLKHLSQDPRTKVALEDCQEMAQTAANDLERSLNMISNIDHVLHLDIVLDNLKIWLSGALTYQQTCLDGFENTTGVEAGEKMQQYLKMGMELTSNGLAMVDEISQALSSLNLDQNLVHRRLLSDQMPSWVDDLKPNLVVAKDGTGDFTNITAALNSIPRNREETFVLYIKAGVYEEKVQVDRNLTHLVMVGDGPTKTKITGRLNWVDGVSTFNTASAVVLGDHFIGKDIGFENYAGPEKHQAVALRVGADMSIFYNCHINGYQDTLYAHTYRQFYRNCVISGTIDFIFGDSAAVFQNCTMLVRKPLENQANIITAHGRKEPRQPTGLVLQNCKLVADPTYYPVRFAIKTYLARPWKEYSRTVIMESFIDDLIADEGFLPWGGTFGIDTCYYVEYNNRGPGSIKFNRTIWPGIKEVGKHIIKNHFIASKFLDGNSWIPKTGVPYYHSLIYPTPADRPNAIKNDKMLVNERDNSLKQNFENFTRIISPVSLPNAPTPSPSPSSIPVLNIQAPAPSPNHPHGKGHHRHHRKSFVSLIYGSH; encoded by the coding sequence ATGGTGATTGTTCTAATAATCGGCATTAATCACGATGATGATGAGTTCAACAAGAGCCACGGTCGTCATAATAGAGATGTTTTGACCACTGCCAAAGCTATTCAAAGCATCTGTCAACCAACAGATTATAAGGAAGCTTGTATCAAGAGTTTGGCTAAAGCCAATTCAACTGACCCAAAGGAATTGATTCGTGTCGCTTTTCATGCTACAAAGAATATGATTTTGGAAGCTTCTCATAATTCTACACTTCTCAAACATCTTTCTCAAGATCCTAGGACTAAGGTAGCCTTGGAAGATTGTCAGGAAATGGCACAAACTGCTGCCAATGATCTCGAGAGGTCCTTAAACATGATATCGAATATCGATCATGTTCTACATTTGGATATTGTCTTAGACAACTTGAAGATATGGCTTAGTGGGGCTTTGACGTATCAACAAACGTGCTTGGATGGTTTTGAAAATACGACCGGGGTTGAAGCAGGGGAGAAAATGCAACAATATTTGAAAATGGGCATGGAGTTGACAAGTAATGGTTTGGCAATGGTTGATGAGATCTCACAAGCTCTATCTTCACTCAATCTCGATCAAAACCTCGTCCATCGAAGGTTACTCTCGGATCAAATGCCATCGTGGGTAGACGATCTCAAACCTAATCTAGTCGTGGCCAAGGATGGAACAGGGGATTTCACCAACATAACTGCAGCCCTCAATTCAATTCCAAGAAATAGAGAAGAGACTTTTGTTCTATACATCAAGGCCGGAGTGTACGAGGAGAAAGTTCAAGTCGATAGGAATTTGACTCATTTAGTCATGGTCGGTGATGGCCCAACCAAAACTAAGATAACCGGGCGCCTTAATTGGGTAGATGGAGTCTCCACTTTTAACACCGCATCCGCGGTTGTGTTGGGCGATCATTTCATCGGAAAGGACATTGGATTCGAGAACTATGCTGGTCCCGAGAAACACCAAGCCGTGGCACTAAGAGTCGGGGCTGACATGTCGATATTCTATAACTGCCATATTAACGGTTACCAAGACACTTTATATGCCCATACTTATCGTCAATTCTACCGCAATTGTGTCATAAGTGGAACAATAGACTTTATCTTTGGAGATAGTGCAGCCGTCTTTCAAAATTGCACCATGTTGGTTAGAAAACCGTTGGAGAACCAAGCCAACATTATAACCGCACATGGTAGGAAGGAACCTCGACAACCAACGGGACTTGTCTTGCAAAATTGCAAATTGGTAGCCGATCCAACTTACTATCCGGTTAGATTCGCGATCAAGACTTATCTCGCGAGGCCTTGGAAAGAGTATTCGAGAACGGTTATCATGGAGAGTTTTATCGATGATTTAATTGCGGATGAAGGTTTCTTGCCATGGGGTGGAACATTTGGGATAGACACTTGCTACTATGTTGAGTATAACAATAGAGGACCCGGATCAATTAAATTTAACCGAACTATTTGGCCAGGTATTAAGGAGGTCGGTAAACACataatcaaaaatcatttcattgCTTCCAAGTTCCTCGATGGAAACTCTTGGATACCCAAAACCGGGGTACCCTATTATCATAGCCTCATATACCCAACACCCGCCGATAGACCGAATGCCATAAAAAACGACAAAATGTTGGTCAATGAACGAGATAACTCGCTAAAACAAAACTTTGAAAATTTCACCAGGATTATTAGTCCCGTTTCGTTGCCTAATGCCCCAACACCATCCCCATCCCCATCCTCAATCCCGGTTCTCAATATTCAAGCCCCGGCTCCGAGCCCGAATCATCCACATGGGAAAGGTCATCATCGCCATCACAGGAAATCGTTTGTGAGTCTAATATATGGTAGTCACTAA